The genomic stretch AGTGAGTGTCAACAATGTGAAGGCGTCAAATAATATTCACTGATACCCTCTCTAACAGCCTTGGCAAGCTTTGCTAATGGCGACAAGGCCCTCAAAGAGGCCGAGGTATGATGACATACAGTACGTACCCGGTACCTACTTCGTGTCCCCTAGCGTGTCGATCCGTTGTCGGCACGGTGGACGCAACGGCGGGCCGCAGGCACTGGGCCTGCCCTCTAAAGACACCCATTCGCTTCAAAATGACCGCTCGTACAGTCAAGACTCAAGTATTATACAATTTATGCCAAGTTTTGAGTCTTATCTGTAGTGTCGCATTGATGACAGACCGCTTTGACGAAGCCCTTGTTCGGCTATACCGGTCCCTAGAGCGCGATACACATGACCCTCAAGGGTACATGCATCTTCATGATTTGACGCACAGATCATGTTGTTGGCAATGAGCTTACGACCTTATGGGGCTAGTATGCAAAGGAAATGATGAGACGAAACGCATGCACACCACCAGCTCTTGCCCAAGTGTGAGAGTGAGTAAATCCGATGCCGACTCGTTTTCCCAGGCTCACCCCAATTGACGCCGGATAATTCATCCGGCTCTATCAAACACCTCACTATCTCATGCGCACTTCAACGCTCGTAACACGGCCCTATTCAAATGTCAATGCGCAAAGCCGAACGATAATCCCGGCTCACAGCCGTCCATTCCCTCATGCAGCGGTGAAGTCCACCGAACTACCATATCTGTCACAGCGCTTCATATCCCATATGCCTACCGTTTCAACAGTAAAAAATACTAAGCCGACCGCGGCCTCCTGCCAACAGATGCTAAAACCTCCGAGGCTTACAGCACGGTCTTGTATTGGATCAGGAAACTGCCCTCATAGTCCCCAGAGAAATTATCAGAggtgtcggatcgtgagtatcggtagagacgtcggctgcttgacacttcggcccgacttcggcccaccttgcgcagagcttaggtataccttcgtagcagctatgttcgtagacaatcaatcagaaccaCTGgacagaatgcattcctagttatcgttatttccctttacgcacttagtgcaaagccaaccaacaaGAGGCAATTATCTTATGTCACACGACTCCTGGAATTGTTCTATCGGAGTATCATCAAGATACCTCGAAGGAGAAAAAGAGTCGTCGACCCGCGCTTGGTGAAGCAATGAAGTAAGAATTCAGTTGCTATCTGGAAAGCGTATGTAGTTAAGTTTCACTCCTTCCCTCACTCCCTATCCAGTTTCTCGACATCCATCTCTCTCATATTCATACCCGCTGCCTTCTCGGCACGTGTCATGTGTGATAGATGATTCTCTTAGCTACTGTTTGTTTTAAGTTGGTAGAAATTCCCTGCAAACTGGACCTAGCTTCTCCAGATTCGTTGTCAATCATATTAAGTTTAGTATGGTGGCTGTCGCATCAGATTTCACTATTATCCACTTTACCTAATCCTCTTTTACCTAGGCAAGTACATCCAGCCAAGGATGGGTGATCTCAGCTGTGGGTGTGCTCGTTTTAACTGCGCAGTTGTGCAATAGCCTTAACTATCTGATTAACATTGTATTAAGCTATTGTACATACTGTATTGGTCAAATAAGTGTGCAGTGTTAGTAGGGTGCGGTGCgcgcttgccaaccatgtcAACTCGTAGCGAAGATCTTGGTGGCAGGTGGTAGTCCACCATAGCAATCTCGAACCATCTTTGCTATCATCGATATCGCTTATCAAAAATGTCACGGTGGCCACATAATGCTAGCCTTGCTTAGATATGGCCACTCTGCACCGATAATCGTCTTCAGCTCATTTGCCTAAGCCGTCTCCCTCACTTTCAGAGAAAACCGAGCGCGCAGAGAGAGTATCTCAGTAGGTTTGCCGTTCGAAGAGGAAGACAAAGAAGTGTAATGTTATTCGGTACAAGTTaactacctaggtagttCCCGATTTGGAATAGACTGTGCCGTGCACTATCAGTCATTCCGGGGGCTGGGCACACAAGTAACTACCTAGATGAGTCCAGGTCGCCTTGCGTTCGCCTACCCAGATAGTATATACGCTTCTTTCTACGAAATTTCCAGCGCTTAGCTCTTTGGATGTGTTCACGGATATACTACAAATGCTGCTTGCCATGTGCGCCTGTTCAACTCGTGTGGAGTTGAACTGTATGAGTAGACATTCAGCAAGTCATCAGCAATTCAAGCGTCCCCAAACATCCTCTAGGGTCACTCTTATCAATTAACTAAGCTTCACAGTTGGCGCGCTCAATATGCCATGCTTGCAGGGATGTTCCGCCAGCGCTACCACCGCGGCGGCTACACGATCCGTTCGACCGATCAATTCCCCGAAGCCGCAGATCTGGCTCGCAACCTTGGAATTGCGGCGCTAATTGCTCTGCTTCTATAGGTTTGAGGACGATGGATGTCACTTTTTGCCCTCATCTGGATTATATCGCCAACACATGCGCCATTCTAGGCACACGCCCGCAAACATGTCGTCAACAGGATGCCCAGCAGCACCTAAGCGCCCGTTATCGATGGTGCGCTACGGACGTGGCTACCAATCATCAAACTTAGCACTTCTTCCGAGAAATCACATCTAGTGAGCGTTCGCGCTTTCGAATACCGGTTCAGCAAGAATACACGATGTTACGTACACACGACAGCCACCTACCCCTTTCTCGCCTCGAAGCATCATTTTCCAATGAATATTCAAGTAGACCACGTCCTCCGTCATACCGAGCCTCCGTGCACGACCAGCCTTCACTCGACATCCCAGGACGCATAGAGCAAAAGCTAGCACAATACAATGCATCCCAGAGCATATACAAGCGTTGGCTATTCGAGATTATCAGCGTAACAATTAGCGCAGTTTGCATGGGTATGAAAGCTCCATTCTTTCTTCTCGTATTCTCACGTGCCTAAGTGCAACAATAGGTGCAATAATCGGATTGCTGCATTATCTCCATGACCAGTCCCTCAATAAATGGCCTATGGGCTTAACAATCATCACAGTGCTCTCCAAGATCGCATCAGCAGCACTTATCTTGCCAATCTCGGAGGCCATTGGACAACTGAAGTGGACTTGGTTCCATGGGAAGAAATCTAGGGACGTGTTCGACTTTGAAATCTTTGATAAAGCATCACGCGGTGCATGGGGCTCAGTCATGCTCTTATTCCGGACGAAGGGCAAGTCGCTTGCTGCTTTGGGTGCACTCTTGACAGTGCTCCTACTGGCAATCGATACCTTTTTCCAACAAGTGACTGATTTTCCAGAACGCTGGCAGCCACGAGGGGATAGCTTCATTCCGCGCATCGTTCGTTACGAACCAACCATCGAAACTGCGTACGATAATCTCAGCGATGTTCCAATAGCACAAGTAAACGGCGAATTAAGTAGGGTGATAAAACCGTTTTTTTACGACAAGAACGGTACCCAGCCGATTACGACCGGAAATAGTACTCAGGCCGAGATACCACTAATTTGCCCTACTGGTAGATGTGACTGGCCGGCTTATGAGACCTTGTCAGTTTGTAGTGCTTGTGAGGATGTATCGAATCTTCTCGAGTACGCCTGTCTCACGACGAGAATGGACTGGATGAAGAACTCTACTGGCCCAGGTACAGAGAGAACATATCCAAATGGTACGTGGGACCCCAAAAACGCAATTGAAATTTATCAGAAACAAAGATGGAGGGTCCTCATTCCAGCCTGATTCGGACCGGATACAGAGTCGTCATTGAATCAAAGCTGTACCGAACCACTTGCTAACCATTCATATCACAGGAACTGCTTGCGGTTTCTTCTTGAATGCTACCAGCGAAGACCCGGTCCTAATGTCGGGTTATCGAGTGGGAAATGGCACGCCATCGTTGCAGGGAGAAACCCTTCTCATGCGCACTCTACCGCTCATCACAAACCCCTTAAGACATCCCTTCTACGGCAGCGGAAGCATCAAATTCAAACACATTCCATACCCTATCTTGGACGCTTTGATTGTGAGCTCACCAGATGGTTCAGTAGACAGCGTCTACGAGAAAAAGCCCCCGGTTGCTCAAGAATGCGTACTTTCGTGGTGCGTCAAAAAGATTCGCTCATCCTATGTATCTGGGGGGTATGAAGAGCAGATATTGGAGACTTTCGAGAACACGACCAGCGTTGATTGGCCATGGTGGTCCCAAGACTTGCCAGAGTTGGACATGTTTGAGCTGGAGTTCAAGGCGAACATTACCATACAACCGCCATGGATGAACAACAGCAAGACCGCCTTTGGAGTCTCCAACGAAACATTCATGGACGTTGTCACAATCATGGACGAGGTTTTCCCTTCGTTCATCACCGTGTCCAACGCATCAGCGCCACCATTCATAAAAGTTCGGACAAGCTTCACAGACAAGGTTGTGTTTCGCCCTGTTCGCTTCAGCCCATGGCTTGCTCCTAACAATGTGGCTCACCATCTGGAGCGGATGGCTCAAGCCGTGACCAATGCGATCCGATCCTATCCTAGCGATCATGAGCTTATTAAAGGCACTGCGTATATACGAGAGACGTACGTTGCAGTACATTGGGCGTGGCTCACCTTCCCTCTCGCCATGCTTCTCTTGAGTATCGTGTTCCTGGCCGCCACTATACTGAAGACTTCAAGCAATACCCACAACGAAGTCGGAATCTGGAAGACATCTGCTCTCCCTTCTCTGGTGTACGGTTTGCCAAAGGAAATGCAGAAGGATCTCATTTCAACGGCAGCTCCGGTGAGCTCAACAAGCAGAGGTCCGAAGAAGGTGCGGATCAAGTTATCTCCACAGCAAGGATGGAGAGTCTCTGGTCATGTTCAAGCCGGGCCAGCAGCACCACCCGGGTTCATATAGTAGTCATAGCTATGTCATTAGGAAATCAAATGTAAGCGTTCTTCACAACGTCGCCAGGCCATCCCGAAGCTCATCATAATGGATTTATTTATATCCTCTCTTCTCGACCACAGGTACAATGGTCTGGGGTACTCACTACGCTCTCATTCCGACATGATCGGTGCAAATGTCCACCCTTTGTGTCTTGTCAACTATATTTCTCGTATATACCAGAGACCTTATTCTTTCCGTGAGCAAATGCACGTCATGACTGCATGGAAATATGAGAGTTAATTCCAAAATAGGTTAGTCATGCTACTTAGTTAGTGGCACTTGGGCAGCACCGAACTTTTGGGCGAACCCGCCCCAATTCACCACACGGTGGATAATTAGGTTCATCCTAGCACCGCAGTGTGCGGTATTCAGCCGCATGTCGGTTTGTATCCGATTGTAACATAGTGATGACGGGTGTACCTGGAGGGGTTTGGGGGTGGGCCTATACGGGGCTGCGGCGCTAAAAGCAGAGCCCCTATAGGTACACGATAACGAAGCGCACGATCTAGAATAATGTCGTAAGTAAGCTTGCAGTCGACACATGGTACCCTGCAAAATACATCATGTCGGCTACAGGCTCAGCGCTAATTTCAGCATTGTCAACGTTTTCTGTAGCACGGCAAAAACTCCGGCGGCTGCGTGTACAATATAGCCTCAGAGACGCATGCTTGCTATCGTCGCCTTCCCTACTCTTGGCTTTCATATACACTGCTCCCCCCCATCATGACATAGCGCACGAAATAGTTTCCTATCGGTCACTTCTAGGGCCCAATCAACTGCACATAACCGGTGATCAACAAGATCTTTTACGGCTGACGCAAAGCCCCCCCTCTCGATGGCTACGCAATACGAATCCGGAGACACTCCAGCGCAAAATATGCGTAACTTTGAGCCCTCGACAACATATCTATTCCATGAAGATAAGAAACAGAAGCCGTCGCTGGATTTTACCCAAAGAATCGAGAGGGCTTTGGCTAGATATAATGCATCAGACAATGTATTCAAGAGGTGGCTATTTGAAACGTTGAGCTGGCTCGTTAGTGCGTCTTGCATGGTTGCGATCATTCTTATAAACCTCCGGATCAAGAGCAAGCCCATGGTCCAGGAGCCTTCGTCCCTCAACTGGATTAATGTACTGGGAAAGATATCCTCTGCGGCTCTTATCGTCCCAACCACCGAAGCGCTCGGGCAATTGAAATGGAATTGGTTCCACAAATCGAAAGCGATGTGGGATTTTGAGATATTTGACAAGGCTTCTAGGGGCCCTCTTGGTGCCCTTATGTTGTTGTATCGAACAAAGGGTCGCTCATTAGCTGCACTTGGTGCACTGCTAATTGTTCTACTTCTTGCGATCGATACCTTCTTCCAGCAAGTCGTGGACCTTCCCGATCGGTGGAAGCTGCATGCCAGCTCCGGCGTTTTACCTAGGACGATTCATTACGTTGGACAAGTACCCAACGCCTACGTTGACGGCGTGGAAATGCTTTCAGACGATAAAGATATGTTTCACACCGTAGAGAAGTTTGCATATGGAAACGGCACACAACCAGTTCCGTTTGGTAATGGTACACGTCCTGATATACCCCTCGTAAGTACAGTCCTCGACAAGCACTGATTAGTGATGCATTCGTATAGCTAACACTTCTTTCAGTCTTGTCCGACAAGTAACTGTACATGGCCAGTGTACGACACATTGGGAGTCTGCAGCCAATGTGCCGATATCTCAGAGCACCTTGATTTTGCCTGCATGGTGAACACGGTTGACTGGACATCTTCCTTGTCGGGTGGGTTTATGGTAGAAGGCGGCTACCCGAACGCGACCATGTGTGGCTACTTCCTCAATATCACAAGCCACAACCCTATCCTCATGTCTGGATACATTGTCAACTCGAATACATCGGCTTATAGCGAAACGCTAATCATGAGGACTCTGCCTTTGACAACAACCCTGTTACATGAGCCTCTCTATGGAAACGGATCAATTAACTTTAAGGAGTTTCGCAACACCATCCAGGATGTGCTCATCGTGTCGGCTGTGAACGGATCAGCAGCATCTGTTCACCGTAACGAGACGCCTATCGCACAGGAGTGCGTATTGACTTGGTGTGTCAAGACAATGCAGTCTAGTTACAGCCTAGGCGAGTACAAAGAAGAGATACTGGAAACTTTTATCAATACAACATCTGGACCCTGGCCTTGGATAGCATCTTCCTTCTCGGATGGAACATCAAATGGGACAGATTCTTTCTTTCTCCAAGATATCCACATCGACATTGGTATTACGCCGAGTGGGCGTAATATCTCGGGGTACGGCATGGCCAATTCAAGCGTTGCGTCTATCACGGTGGGCTTTACTGACGTCTTCCCTGCATTCGCAACCGTAATGAACGAATCTTCTGTTCCGTTGCTGCGGTACAAGACTTGGATGGCCAATGTAGCATGGAACCGGATCCTCGACTTCAACCCATGGATCTCACCCAACAATGTCACAAGGCACATGGAACGCTTTGCTACAGCAATGACTAATATCATACGCTCATCCGAAAACATGGAGATGCTTTCCGGAGACGCATGGGTGATGGAGACCTTCATCTCAGTGCGATGGGCATGGCTCAGTTTCCCGTTCATACTCCTCGTTCTCACTCTCGTTTTCTTGGTTTCTACCATCATGAAGACCTCAAAAGACAACGAAACGAGATTATTCAAGAATTCAGCTATGCCGACTCTCATCTACGGTCTTCCCAAAGAGACCCAGGGCCAGTTTACCAATTCATCAACGTGGAACAGCACAAAGGAAACGAAAAAGGTCCGCATCAGGTTGAACCCGAAGACTGGATGGAGAGTATCGGGCCAGAGTCAACTGAGTACATCACCGCAGCTACCGCGGCCCGCTGTCCAACCTCATCATAGCTGGATATGAGATCTTTTGTAGTTTTATTCTTAAATTGAGCGATTTATGTAATGTGAATCCCTCTTCACATCAAAGTCCCATTGATATTGTGTACAAATAAAAGTTACGCCGGGGTATAATGCAATGCTTCCTTCCACTTCTGGATGctcctcttcttctaccACTTATTTCGTTCCTTGCGTCCCTCAGCGCAGGCTTCCTTCACCTTCTACGACAACAGTTCGACTGAAGCAGTAGTTATAGTATAGCAGCTCTCGATGATACGCCCGTCAAGCAATTATATACCCGCGCGGATGCTTGAACGTGGAGTATGGACGATCGTCCGGCGATGCGCGCTTCATGAAATGCAAGCGCCCCAAATCCATATAATACGGGCGCGTGACAGCCAGGGCAAAGTAGCCAGTATTCATGTCTCTTCAATCCATGACCACTCAAACGAGTCTTCCGATGAGCAAGCTCCCATCACTCTCACTTGCCCGCAACTCCGGGTTGCGATATACCGTATGCGCCGGTCTGGGTAAAACCGGTCCTTCGCTATCCCAACTATCTTGGCTCAGATTTCTCGTCGGCGAGGACTCAGCGGTGGGCTGCTGTATCTGAATTATGGGTATCTCTGGCGATTTCTTGGGCTTCGAGAATAGAAGGCGAAATTTCGGTCGCGTTTTCTGCTCGTTATGTACAGCTGGTGCACTAATTGGCTCCAAAGCACTGCACTCGATAAACTCTTCGCCGCGGGATGGCGATCTGGAGAGTCGTCGGTTGGTAACGGTGCCAGGAAC from Pyrenophora tritici-repentis strain M4 chromosome 1, whole genome shotgun sequence encodes the following:
- a CDS encoding DUF3176 domain containing protein, whose translation is MGLTIITVLSKIASAALILPISEAIGQLKWTWFHGKKSRDVFDFEIFDKASRGAWGSVMLLFRTKGKSLAALGALLTVLLLAIDTFFQQVTDFPERWQPRGDSFIPRIVRYEPTIETAYDNLSDVPIAQVNGELSRVIKPFFYDKNGTQPITTGNSTQAEIPLICPTGRCDWPAYETLSVCSACEDVSNLLEYACLTTRMDWMKNSTGPGTERTYPNGTACGFFLNATSEDPVLMSGYRVGNGTPSLQGETLLMRTLPLITNPLRHPFYGSGSIKFKHIPYPILDALIVSSPDGSVDSVYEKKPPVAQECVLSWCVKKIRSSYVSGGYEEQILETFENTTSVDWPWWSQDLPELDMFELEFKANITIQPPWMNNSKTAFGVSNETFMDVVTIMDEVFPSFITVSNASAPPFIKVRTSFTDKVVFRPVRFSPWLAPNNVAHHLERMAQAVTNAIRSYPSDHELIKGTAYIRETYVAVHWAWLTFPLAMLLLSIVFLAATILKTSSNTHNEVGIWKTSALPSLVYGLPKEMQKDLISTAAPVSSTSRGPKKVRIKLSPQQGWRVSGHVQAGPAAPPGFI
- a CDS encoding DUF3176 domain containing protein, producing the protein MATQYESGDTPAQNMRNFEPSTTYLFHEDKKQKPSLDFTQRIERALARYNASDNVFKRWLFETLSWLVSASCMVAIILINLRIKSKPMVQEPSSLNWINVLGKISSAALIVPTTEALGQLKWNWFHKSKAMWDFEIFDKASRGPLGALMLLYRTKGRSLAALGALLIVLLLAIDTFFQQVVDLPDRWKLHASSGVLPRTIHYVGQVPNAYVDGVEMLSDDKDMFHTVEKFAYGNGTQPVPFGNGTRPDIPLSCPTSNCTWPVYDTLGVCSQCADISEHLDFACMVNTVDWTSSLSGGFMVEGGYPNATMCGYFLNITSHNPILMSGYIVNSNTSAYSETLIMRTLPLTTTLLHEPLYGNGSINFKEFRNTIQDVLIVSAVNGSAASVHRNETPIAQECVLTWCVKTMQSSYSLGEYKEEILETFINTTSGPWPWIASSFSDGTSNGTDSFFLQDIHIDIGITPSGRNISGYGMANSSVASITVGFTDVFPAFATVMNESSVPLLRYKTWMANVAWNRILDFNPWISPNNVTRHMERFATAMTNIIRSSENMEMLSGDAWVMETFISVRWAWLSFPFILLVLTLVFLVSTIMKTSKDNETRLFKNSAMPTLIYGLPKETQGQFTNSSTWNSTKETKKVRIRLNPKTGWRVSGQSQLSTSPQLPRPAVQPHHSWI